A segment of the Candidatus Poribacteria bacterium genome:
AGGATTCGCTGCTGAATGTCGGCGCGGTGCACCCCTCAACGTAATGTACCTGTGAACCTTCATCGGCGATGATGAGCGTGCGTTCAAATTGTCCCATATTCTCGCTATTAATGCGGAAATAGGCTTGCAGCGGGTACTCCACCTTTACACCGGGTGGCACATAAACGAAACTTCCACCGCTCCAGACCGCGCTGTTAAGGGCTGCGAACTGATTATCCGCAGACGGGATAATAGTACCGAAGTATTTCTTCACCAAGTCGGGGTACTCTTTAACAGCAGTATCAGTATCAAGGAAAACAACGCCGATTTTGTCCAATTCTTCGACAATGTTATGATAAACGACCTCTGAGTCGTATTGAGCACCGACACCCGCGAGGAATTTCCGTTCCGCTTCCGGGATACCGAGCCGATCGAATGTTTTCTTGATGTCGTCCGGTACATCGTCCCAACTCCGTTCACTCCGATCAGAGGCTTTGACATAATAATAGATGTCGTCAAAATCGAGCTGGGAGAGGTCTCCGCCCCATTTGGTCATCGGCTTCTGCTTGAAAATCTGGTAAGCATTGAGCCGATACTCGCGCATCCAGTCGGGTTCGCCTTTGATGTCGCACATCTGATTGATAACCTCTTCATCCAACCCCTTCCGGGACTTGAACGTAGGTTTAATATCGTCGTGGAACCCGTATTGGTACTCGTTACTAACACCGAGTTCTTCGATGGTGTTTCTTTCAGAATTTGCCATTTTACTCCTCCTATTACGTTAGCCGGGATGCCGTGGGCCACCGTCCCGAGTTACTCTTCGTCAATACCGTGTTTTTCGCGAATTGGATCGTAGCCTTCTGCTTCTAACATCTGTGCGAGTTCCCATCCACCGGATTCAACAATCTTACCATCAAGCAGAATATGCACGAATTCCGGACGGATGTAGTCCAGCAATCGCGGATAGTGTGTGATAATCAGGACTCCCAACTCCGGTCCAATCAATTGACTCACACTTTCACCTACGACTCGGATAGCATCGATATCCAGTCCTGAATCCGTTTCATCAAGGATCGCAATTTTGGGTTCAAGCATTGCGAGCTGTAAAATCTCGGCACGTTTCTTTTCACCACCGGAAAACCCATCATTGAGGTAGCGTCTGGCGAAAGAATCATCAACACCGAGCTGCTTCATTTTTTCGCGAAGTTCGCTACGAAATTCGCGCATCGGAATGAGTCCATCACTGCTGGAACCATTTCCTTCTTTGACGCGGACTGCACTCACGGCGAGTCGTAGAAAATTCGCTAAACTGACCCCAGGAATCGCTGTTGGATACTGAAAAGCGAGAAAAAGTCCGAGCTTCGCGCGTTCGTTCGGTTCTAATTCCAGAACATCAACGCCGCTAAAAACCACTTCTCCAGAATCAATATCGTAGAGCGGATGTCCCATTAAGCCATTGGCGAGGGTGCTTTTGCCGGACCCGTTTGGACCCATCAGCGCATGGATTTCACCCTGTTTGACAGTTAAATTTAATCCTTTGATAATTGGTTTTCCTTGCACACTGATATGCAAGTCTTTAATCATCAAGTCTTTGCTCATCCGTTGTTTTGAACTCCTTAATAATTTATAGATGCGATTTTGATATTATTTTTTAGGTTGTTAATATCGCGCCCACAGTGCGATTTTTTAAACGCATACGCTGTTCCAAAAAACGTTCTAACCTCCGATTCGCGACATATTTCTTTCCGGCTTAATGAAGTCCGCTGCATTAATTTTATGCCCTGCCTCTTTCTGCAAGACTGCATCGAGAATCAACTCTGTAATCACTTCATCTGGCGCGCCTTCGCGTAGCGGTGTTAGCAGGTCTGTTTCCGTCAATGAGAAGAGACAAGTACGAAACTTTCCGTCAGCCGTGAGGCGAACCCGGTTGCAATT
Coding sequences within it:
- the sufB gene encoding Fe-S cluster assembly protein SufB gives rise to the protein MANSERNTIEELGVSNEYQYGFHDDIKPTFKSRKGLDEEVINQMCDIKGEPDWMREYRLNAYQIFKQKPMTKWGGDLSQLDFDDIYYYVKASDRSERSWDDVPDDIKKTFDRLGIPEAERKFLAGVGAQYDSEVVYHNIVEELDKIGVVFLDTDTAVKEYPDLVKKYFGTIIPSADNQFAALNSAVWSGGSFVYVPPGVKVEYPLQAYFRINSENMGQFERTLIIADEGSQVHYVEGCTAPTFSSESLHSAVVEIVCMKGSRVRYTTIQNWANNVYNLVTKRAFAYEDAQMEWVDGNLGSKLTMKYPSVYMMEPGARGDILSIAFASKGQHQDAGAKVYHCAPHTTSQITSKSISKDGGRSSYRGWVDVAKGAKGCKSHVVCDALILDKDSRSDTYPVIEIGENDTNIEHEARVSKIGEEQLFYLMSRGLSEEEASTMIVNGFIEPLVKELPMEYAVEMNRLIQLQMEGSVG
- the sufC gene encoding Fe-S cluster assembly ATPase SufC, producing MSKDLMIKDLHISVQGKPIIKGLNLTVKQGEIHALMGPNGSGKSTLANGLMGHPLYDIDSGEVVFSGVDVLELEPNERAKLGLFLAFQYPTAIPGVSLANFLRLAVSAVRVKEGNGSSSDGLIPMREFRSELREKMKQLGVDDSFARRYLNDGFSGGEKKRAEILQLAMLEPKIAILDETDSGLDIDAIRVVGESVSQLIGPELGVLIITHYPRLLDYIRPEFVHILLDGKIVESGGWELAQMLEAEGYDPIREKHGIDEE